In one window of Armatimonadota bacterium DNA:
- a CDS encoding alpha/beta hydrolase, which produces MNQPQRTRPAPRMRTIAALALLAGLIPLAYVSPAERSLLARFRALNADASPAPDMARHPNLRYADLPGIDPNLLSLDIYAPSAAIKCPVLVMIHGGGWRLGDKANRAVADLKSRHFVGQGYVFVSINYRLSPAVKHPTHVQDVARAIAWVHGNIARYGGDPARISVMGHSAGAHLAALVATDESYLDAEGKSLRILSGVILLDGAGYDLARHINDLGGGRGMRWLYEGAFGSDEAAWRDASPVTHIAPDKGIPPFLVFHAGARITSATLSREFAEALAKAGIAARTVHAADKSHRTINADIGKPGDWVTLTIMGFLAGESPDKPRPGEASASARRLRLVISGAFVITCRTVGESGARCR; this is translated from the coding sequence ATGAACCAGCCTCAGCGCACGCGCCCAGCGCCGCGGATGCGCACCATTGCCGCGCTCGCGCTCCTCGCGGGGCTGATTCCGCTTGCGTACGTCAGCCCGGCGGAACGATCGCTGTTGGCACGCTTTCGCGCGCTGAACGCCGACGCGTCTCCCGCGCCCGACATGGCGCGCCACCCGAACCTGCGGTATGCGGATCTGCCCGGCATCGACCCCAACCTGCTCAGCCTCGACATTTACGCTCCGAGCGCAGCCATCAAGTGCCCCGTGCTGGTGATGATTCACGGCGGCGGCTGGCGCCTCGGCGACAAAGCGAACCGCGCGGTGGCGGACCTCAAGTCGCGCCATTTCGTCGGCCAGGGATACGTCTTCGTCAGCATCAACTATCGCCTGTCGCCGGCAGTGAAGCACCCGACGCACGTGCAGGACGTCGCGAGAGCCATCGCCTGGGTGCACGGCAACATCGCCCGCTACGGCGGCGATCCGGCTCGGATTTCCGTCATGGGTCATTCCGCCGGCGCCCACCTTGCCGCGCTCGTCGCCACTGATGAGTCGTATCTCGATGCCGAAGGGAAATCCCTGCGCATCCTCAGTGGCGTGATTCTCCTCGACGGCGCGGGGTACGATCTGGCGCGGCACATCAACGACCTGGGCGGCGGGCGGGGGATGCGGTGGCTCTACGAAGGCGCGTTCGGCTCGGATGAAGCGGCGTGGCGCGATGCGTCGCCGGTCACGCACATCGCGCCCGACAAAGGCATCCCGCCCTTCCTCGTCTTCCACGCCGGCGCGCGGATCACGAGTGCGACGCTGTCCCGGGAGTTCGCCGAGGCGCTGGCGAAGGCCGGCATCGCCGCGCGCACGGTGCACGCGGCCGATAAGAGCCACCGGACGATCAACGCGGACATCGGGAAGCCGGGCGACTGGGTGACGCTGACCATCATGGGTTTCCTCGCGGGCGAATCGCCGGACAAGCCTCGCCCCGGAGAAGCCAGTGCCAGCGCGCGCCGCCTCCGCCTTGTCATCTCCGGCGCTTTTGTGATAACCTGCCGCACGGTAGGGGAATCAGGGGCGCGGTGTCGTTGA
- a CDS encoding ABC transporter ATP-binding protein, whose amino-acid sequence MVEPVAEATALGKVYRRGAEAIHALRDVSVAFEPRGFYCVLGPSGAGKTTLLNLLGLMDVPTAGSLRVASSVVADNGTVRLSEGERDRLRRENIGFIFTEFFLVPTLSALENVQMPLLWSGRTDRAYAVELLERVGLGHRLRHRPAELSGGEMQRVAIARALINRPRLLLADEPTGNVDTQTRDGIFELFRDLNRDGLTIVLATHDCELAARVDEIVDLREGRIVKR is encoded by the coding sequence ATGGTCGAGCCGGTAGCGGAGGCGACGGCGCTCGGCAAAGTGTACCGCCGGGGCGCTGAGGCGATTCACGCCTTGCGCGACGTCTCCGTCGCGTTCGAGCCACGCGGTTTCTACTGCGTGCTCGGGCCGAGCGGAGCTGGGAAGACGACCTTGCTGAATCTGCTCGGCTTGATGGACGTGCCCACCGCCGGCAGCCTGCGCGTCGCCTCCAGCGTCGTCGCGGACAACGGCACGGTGCGCCTGTCCGAGGGAGAGCGCGATCGGCTGCGTCGAGAGAACATCGGCTTCATCTTCACCGAGTTCTTCCTCGTGCCGACGCTGTCGGCGCTGGAGAACGTGCAGATGCCGCTGCTGTGGTCGGGGAGGACCGACCGGGCCTACGCCGTCGAACTGCTGGAGCGCGTGGGGCTCGGCCATCGGCTGCGTCATCGTCCGGCGGAATTGTCCGGCGGCGAGATGCAGCGCGTGGCCATCGCGCGGGCGCTCATCAATCGCCCGCGCCTTCTGCTCGCGGATGAGCCGACCGGAAACGTGGACACGCAGACTCGCGACGGCATCTTCGAGCTGTTTCGCGATCTGAACCGGGACGGGCTGACGATCGTGTTGGCCACCCACGATTGCGAGTTGGCCGCACGAGTGGACGAGATCGTTGATCTGCGTGAAGGACGGATCGTGAAGAGATAG
- a CDS encoding LPS-assembly protein LptD, with protein MSRAATCVVLLSIPASAAGNDELLIERKYRMTAREATVDLERRRARAEGDAVLAYEQAGVEFRADVIDVDLEAKSVAAAGNVRLLQGDNRLFASAVDYDLNERTGSLQQAHGQVQGVYFAAESLRATPDQFVLTNGSFTTCDRSDPDYAVTAQEIIVRPNDRVFSRKAALWYKGRRVVRLPNWSFSIAEARPAAPLVPIGGYSSRDGVFAGAHYRLFSSASSGADLEARYTTSRGVRAYALGELRPAWGRVYATVGRRQDLTGADLGLFAPVTPTRDFALDRLPEIAIEPNAVPLGEWGSAGARIAAGQYVEFPTDVRASRAVADFHVEGRTRDIGGGVSMRPLVGVRRAWYDSGQDRSAVAYGINFELQPSENLALRARYLRRDGRGDGPFAFDAIEIARELGLGVAARIGPGWRAEVLARRDLDRGDFPALDVSIIRVAHCLEYGLTWRKVGRELGIRVGLAASGQVEATGW; from the coding sequence TTGTCCCGCGCTGCCACCTGCGTGGTGCTGCTTTCCATCCCGGCGTCCGCGGCAGGGAATGACGAACTCCTCATCGAGCGCAAGTATCGCATGACGGCGCGCGAGGCGACGGTTGACCTCGAGCGCCGCCGCGCCCGGGCGGAGGGTGACGCCGTCCTCGCATATGAGCAGGCAGGGGTCGAGTTCCGCGCGGACGTCATTGACGTCGACCTCGAGGCCAAGTCCGTCGCCGCAGCCGGCAACGTGCGCCTCTTGCAGGGCGACAACCGTCTGTTCGCCAGCGCGGTTGATTACGACCTGAACGAGCGCACCGGCTCCCTGCAGCAAGCCCACGGCCAGGTGCAGGGCGTCTACTTCGCCGCAGAATCCCTGCGCGCGACCCCCGATCAGTTCGTGCTCACCAACGGATCATTCACCACCTGCGACCGGAGCGATCCGGATTACGCGGTGACCGCGCAGGAGATTATCGTGCGCCCGAACGACAGGGTTTTCTCCCGCAAGGCGGCGCTGTGGTACAAGGGCCGGCGGGTGGTGCGGCTGCCGAACTGGAGCTTCTCGATTGCCGAGGCCCGCCCTGCTGCGCCGCTCGTCCCCATCGGCGGCTACAGCAGCCGCGACGGCGTCTTCGCCGGCGCGCATTACCGGCTGTTCTCGTCAGCGTCATCGGGGGCCGACCTCGAAGCCCGCTACACAACGTCCCGCGGGGTCCGCGCGTACGCGCTCGGCGAACTCCGCCCCGCCTGGGGTCGGGTTTACGCCACCGTCGGCCGCCGTCAGGACCTGACGGGCGCGGACCTCGGCCTATTCGCGCCGGTGACGCCGACACGCGACTTCGCGCTCGACCGTCTCCCGGAAATCGCCATCGAGCCGAACGCTGTGCCGCTCGGCGAATGGGGCAGCGCCGGCGCGCGGATCGCCGCCGGACAGTACGTCGAGTTCCCGACCGACGTCAGGGCGTCGCGCGCCGTCGCAGACTTCCACGTCGAGGGTCGCACGCGCGATATCGGGGGCGGCGTATCCATGCGCCCGCTCGTCGGCGTGCGCCGGGCGTGGTACGATTCCGGCCAGGACCGCAGCGCCGTCGCCTACGGCATCAACTTCGAACTACAGCCCAGCGAGAATCTGGCGCTGCGCGCCCGGTACCTGCGCCGCGACGGGCGCGGCGACGGACCCTTCGCCTTCGATGCCATCGAGATCGCGCGCGAGCTGGGCCTCGGCGTGGCGGCGCGGATCGGCCCCGGCTGGCGCGCCGAAGTCCTCGCCCGCCGCGACCTCGATCGCGGCGACTTCCCCGCTCTCGACGTATCCATCATCCGCGTCGCCCACTGCCTGGAATACGGCCTGACGTGGCGCAAGGTGGGTCGCGAGTTGGGCATCCGCGTGGGTCTCGCGGCGTCAGGGCAAGTGGAGGCGACGGGCTGGTAG
- a CDS encoding phenylacetic acid degradation protein produces MRSWRLGVLLTVMIAVVASLNWGCAAAQVATEIPAEKMLSAYVNAPDPAFAWEKGPVQEDATGTLGSIVLTSQNWRGITWKHLLRVAKPAEVKHPGWMALFISGGSGAPDPGKPQGEDGLAVALARSTGAAAAVLYQVPNQPLFDGMYEDAIISHTFQEYLKDGDPTWPLLFAMTKSAVRAMDALQQYAKQEWQSDIQSFIVFGGSKRGWTTWLTAAADGGKRVKAIAPAVIDVLNMREQMPHQLELWGAYSVMIDDYSSKGLTESFDSPRGEALWKAVDPYTYRAKITIPKLMLLGTNDPYWATDALNLYWDGLVGPKNVLYVPNAGHGLNDPVRLLNTLGAYIRTVAAGESMPEIAWTRKIEGDTLTITVRAPEAKGARAWVVTADNLDFRPEKWESQDMEGGDGVYSIAIKRPADKNLAAFAEVDFADDGKPFTLSTQNAILRK; encoded by the coding sequence ATGAGGAGCTGGAGGCTAGGTGTACTGCTGACGGTGATGATCGCCGTCGTGGCATCCCTGAACTGGGGATGTGCCGCAGCGCAAGTGGCGACGGAGATCCCCGCCGAGAAAATGCTGTCGGCCTACGTGAACGCGCCCGACCCGGCGTTCGCGTGGGAGAAGGGGCCGGTCCAGGAGGACGCAACCGGGACGTTGGGCTCCATCGTACTGACCTCGCAGAACTGGCGGGGGATTACGTGGAAGCATCTACTGCGCGTGGCCAAACCCGCGGAAGTGAAGCACCCGGGCTGGATGGCGCTGTTCATCTCCGGCGGGTCGGGGGCGCCCGACCCCGGAAAGCCGCAAGGCGAGGACGGCCTCGCCGTCGCCCTGGCGCGCTCGACCGGGGCCGCCGCGGCGGTGCTCTACCAGGTGCCCAACCAGCCGCTGTTCGACGGGATGTACGAGGACGCGATCATCTCGCACACGTTCCAGGAGTACCTGAAGGACGGCGATCCGACGTGGCCGCTGTTGTTCGCGATGACCAAGAGCGCGGTGCGCGCGATGGACGCGTTGCAGCAATACGCCAAGCAGGAGTGGCAGTCCGACATTCAGAGCTTCATCGTCTTCGGCGGCTCCAAGCGGGGCTGGACGACGTGGCTGACCGCGGCGGCGGACGGCGGCAAGCGGGTCAAGGCGATCGCGCCCGCGGTGATTGACGTCCTCAACATGCGCGAGCAGATGCCGCACCAGCTCGAGCTGTGGGGGGCGTACAGCGTGATGATTGACGACTATTCGTCCAAGGGCCTGACGGAGAGCTTCGACTCGCCGCGCGGGGAAGCGCTGTGGAAAGCGGTGGACCCCTACACCTACCGCGCGAAGATCACCATCCCCAAGCTGATGCTGCTCGGCACCAATGATCCGTACTGGGCGACGGACGCGCTCAATCTCTACTGGGACGGTCTCGTCGGCCCGAAGAACGTGCTCTACGTGCCCAACGCCGGCCACGGCCTGAACGACCCGGTGCGCTTGCTCAACACGCTCGGCGCGTATATCCGCACGGTGGCAGCCGGTGAGAGCATGCCGGAGATCGCGTGGACGAGGAAGATTGAGGGCGACACGTTGACGATCACCGTCCGGGCGCCTGAGGCGAAAGGCGCGCGGGCGTGGGTGGTGACGGCGGACAACCTGGACTTCCGTCCTGAGAAGTGGGAATCGCAGGACATGGAGGGCGGCGACGGCGTCTATTCGATCGCGATCAAGCGCCCGGCGGACAAGAATCTTGCCGCCTTCGCCGAGGTGGACTTCGCGGATGACGGCAAGCCGTTCACCCTCTCGACGCAGAACGCGATCCTGAGGAAGTAG
- a CDS encoding ABC transporter ATP-binding protein: MQVPVVEALDVWRSYRRGAESIHALAGMSLTLQRSEMLGIVGRSGSGKTTFLNQVGCLDTPTKGSIRICGTEVTGMPERELVGFRRDHVGFIFQLFYLIPTLTAVENVELPMVFAREDRRRARALEALDRVGLEEVHALPHQLNGGDMQRVAIARALVRKPKLLLADEPTGRLESQSRTAIM; this comes from the coding sequence ATGCAAGTACCGGTTGTCGAAGCGCTTGACGTGTGGCGGAGTTACCGCCGGGGCGCGGAGTCGATCCACGCACTCGCGGGCATGAGCCTGACCCTGCAGCGCAGCGAGATGCTGGGCATCGTCGGTCGCTCAGGCTCGGGCAAGACGACATTCCTCAACCAGGTCGGATGCCTGGACACCCCCACGAAGGGCAGCATTCGCATCTGCGGCACCGAAGTCACCGGCATGCCGGAAAGGGAGTTGGTTGGCTTCCGGCGCGACCACGTCGGGTTCATCTTCCAGTTGTTCTACCTCATCCCGACGTTGACGGCGGTGGAGAACGTGGAGTTGCCGATGGTCTTCGCACGAGAAGATCGCCGGCGCGCCCGGGCGCTCGAGGCGCTCGACAGAGTCGGCCTCGAGGAGGTGCATGCCTTGCCGCACCAGCTCAACGGGGGCGACATGCAGCGTGTGGCGATCGCTCGCGCGCTCGTGCGCAAGCCGAAACTACTGCTCGCTGACGAGCCTACCGGCCGCCTGGAGAGTCAATCGCGGACCGCGATCATGG
- a CDS encoding right-handed parallel beta-helix repeat-containing protein, translated as MTTMELGACAAAAVLLAGVLCTAIEAEATPRTTLYVAADGSDKWSGRLLEANASRTDGPFATLERARDEIRAMKQRDGLLAGGIGVVVRGGTYERSQPFELTAEDSGTADAPIVYRALSHEEVRISGGKRVTNFEPVTDPAILGKLDEAARGNVLQADLGALGVSDFGDVAGGGLELFFQERPMTLARWPNEGFTRIVDVVGGDPYDIRGTVGDRVGKFVYDGDRPARWIDEKDPWVHGYWFWDWSDQRHKIESIDTEKRVLSVAPPYHGYGYRKGQWFYAFNMLTELDAPGEWYLDRETGVLYFWPPAPIEDGAAVVSVIPTLVTMRDTSDVTVHGLTFEAARGTAVTIAGGTGSRVACCILRNLGGSAVSVAGGEANGVVGCEIYHTGGGGISLSGGVRETLTPAKHFAENNHIHDYSRWYRMYHPAISLGGVGNRASHNLIHDAPHMGVGFSGNDHLIEFNEIHHVCMESNDAGAMYAGRNWTMRGTVIRHNYLHHISGFENRGCVGVYLDDMWCGTEISGNVFYQVTMAAFVGGGRDNVIENNIFVDCKPAVHIDARALGWAGDHVDTTMREGLLAMPYQKPPWSERYPKLVNILDDDPAAPKGNLVARNVCSGGQWDHIEEAARPLTTFEDNLVAEDPHFVDREQMNFQLRDDSPAYELGFKRIPVDKIGLYGAGRSASRPR; from the coding sequence ATGACCACGATGGAGTTGGGCGCGTGCGCGGCGGCCGCGGTGCTGCTCGCCGGCGTCCTGTGCACGGCCATCGAGGCGGAGGCGACTCCGCGGACGACCCTCTACGTCGCCGCCGACGGCAGCGACAAGTGGTCGGGCCGGCTGCTCGAAGCGAACGCGAGCCGCACCGACGGACCGTTCGCGACCCTCGAGCGCGCGCGCGACGAAATCCGCGCCATGAAGCAGCGCGACGGTCTGCTCGCCGGCGGGATCGGCGTCGTCGTGCGTGGGGGCACCTACGAGCGGTCACAGCCCTTCGAACTCACCGCCGAGGATTCCGGCACGGCGGACGCCCCGATCGTCTATCGCGCCCTCAGCCATGAGGAGGTGCGCATCTCCGGCGGGAAGCGGGTGACGAATTTCGAGCCGGTCACCGACCCCGCGATCCTGGGGAAACTCGACGAGGCGGCGCGCGGCAATGTGCTCCAGGCGGACCTGGGCGCCCTCGGGGTCAGTGACTTCGGCGACGTCGCCGGCGGCGGGCTGGAGCTGTTCTTCCAGGAGCGCCCGATGACGCTGGCGCGCTGGCCGAACGAGGGGTTCACGCGTATTGTGGATGTCGTCGGCGGGGACCCGTACGATATCCGCGGCACGGTCGGCGACCGCGTCGGCAAGTTCGTTTACGACGGCGACCGGCCCGCGCGCTGGATTGACGAGAAGGATCCGTGGGTTCACGGCTACTGGTTCTGGGACTGGTCGGATCAGCGCCACAAGATCGAGTCGATTGACACGGAGAAGCGCGTCCTCTCCGTCGCGCCGCCGTACCACGGCTACGGTTACCGGAAGGGCCAGTGGTTCTACGCCTTCAACATGCTCACCGAGTTGGACGCGCCGGGCGAATGGTACCTCGACCGCGAGACGGGCGTTCTGTACTTCTGGCCGCCGGCGCCCATCGAGGACGGCGCGGCGGTGGTCTCCGTCATCCCGACGCTGGTGACGATGCGCGATACGTCCGACGTGACGGTTCACGGCTTAACGTTCGAGGCGGCGCGGGGCACCGCGGTGACCATCGCCGGCGGCACAGGCAGCCGCGTCGCTTGCTGCATTCTGCGCAACCTCGGCGGCAGCGCGGTGAGCGTTGCTGGCGGCGAAGCCAACGGCGTCGTGGGTTGTGAGATCTATCACACCGGCGGCGGCGGCATCAGCCTCAGCGGCGGCGTGCGCGAGACGCTGACCCCGGCGAAGCACTTCGCGGAGAACAACCACATCCACGACTACAGCCGCTGGTACCGCATGTACCACCCGGCGATTTCACTCGGCGGCGTCGGCAACCGCGCCTCGCACAACCTGATCCACGACGCGCCGCACATGGGGGTCGGCTTCAGCGGCAACGACCACCTCATCGAGTTCAACGAGATCCACCACGTCTGCATGGAGTCGAACGACGCCGGGGCGATGTACGCCGGACGCAACTGGACGATGCGCGGCACGGTGATTCGCCACAATTACCTGCATCACATCAGCGGGTTCGAGAACCGCGGGTGCGTCGGCGTCTATCTCGACGACATGTGGTGCGGCACGGAGATCTCGGGTAACGTCTTCTACCAGGTCACGATGGCGGCGTTCGTCGGCGGCGGCCGCGACAACGTCATCGAGAACAATATCTTCGTGGACTGCAAGCCGGCGGTGCACATAGACGCGCGAGCGCTCGGCTGGGCGGGCGACCACGTAGACACCACGATGAGGGAAGGCCTGCTCGCGATGCCCTACCAGAAGCCGCCGTGGAGCGAGCGTTACCCGAAACTCGTCAATATCCTCGACGACGACCCCGCCGCGCCGAAGGGTAACCTCGTCGCGCGGAATGTCTGCTCGGGCGGGCAATGGGATCATATCGAAGAGGCGGCCCGCCCGCTGACGACCTTCGAGGATAACCTGGTGGCCGAGGACCCGCATTTCGTGGACCGCGAGCAGATGAACTTCCAGCTCCGCGACGACTCGCCGGCATACGAGCTGGGGTTCAAGCGCATCCCGGTTGACAAGATCGGGCTGTACGGAGCCGGGCGGAGCGCGTCGCGGCCGCGGTGA
- a CDS encoding carbohydrate-binding family 9-like protein, which translates to MTEPSAQPASPRRNWALIALILALLAVVVIAAITRPRAKPPGTSPAPTAGPTEETKMELPTCTVLRTPEPIRVDGVLDEAVWRRIKPVGAFMLHDGSAAPDFETEAKLCWDDTYLYVAFTCVDNDIWGTYTKRDEPLYDEEVVEIFLNPTGDLVNYFELEVSPHNVIWDGKIHNPDDTPKTMTGEPEWDCAGLLTGVRVVGTLDDRTDLDQLWSVEMAIPFAGIGREPPADGQEWRGNLYRIDRGEKDEYSCWSPPQAPGEQPAFHIPSRFGRFIFSAQEAK; encoded by the coding sequence ATGACCGAACCATCCGCACAGCCCGCTTCACCCAGGCGAAACTGGGCGCTCATAGCTCTCATCCTTGCACTGCTCGCCGTGGTGGTCATCGCGGCCATCACCAGGCCGCGTGCGAAGCCGCCCGGCACGTCGCCCGCTCCCACTGCTGGGCCAACGGAGGAAACCAAGATGGAACTCCCGACCTGCACCGTGCTCCGCACGCCGGAGCCGATCAGGGTTGACGGCGTGCTCGACGAGGCCGTGTGGCGCCGCATCAAGCCGGTCGGCGCTTTCATGCTCCACGACGGCAGCGCCGCCCCCGATTTCGAGACCGAGGCGAAGCTGTGCTGGGACGATACGTATCTCTATGTCGCGTTCACATGCGTGGACAACGACATCTGGGGCACGTACACCAAGCGCGACGAGCCGTTATACGATGAGGAAGTGGTCGAGATCTTCCTGAATCCCACCGGCGACCTTGTGAATTACTTCGAACTCGAGGTCAGCCCACACAATGTCATCTGGGATGGAAAGATACACAATCCCGACGACACGCCCAAGACCATGACGGGTGAGCCGGAGTGGGACTGCGCGGGCCTGCTCACCGGCGTGCGCGTCGTGGGCACGCTCGACGACCGCACGGATCTCGATCAACTGTGGTCGGTCGAGATGGCCATCCCGTTCGCCGGCATAGGACGAGAGCCCCCCGCCGACGGCCAGGAGTGGCGCGGGAACCTGTATCGCATCGACCGCGGGGAGAAGGACGAGTATTCCTGCTGGTCGCCGCCGCAGGCGCCCGGCGAGCAGCCGGCCTTCCACATTCCATCGCGCTTCGGGCGGTTCATCTTCTCGGCGCAGGAGGCGAAGTAA
- a CDS encoding VCBS repeat-containing protein, whose amino-acid sequence SGFVSAAPWGPGRMNLLSAARRRGQYLLYPDVGAPGRPRIGEPTEIRTTAGPIALGETCGEFAKSVPSRIIPFDLDGDGAMDLIIGTDFWEDYWPDGKRWGDREYVPYDADGGWRGGPLRGHVFWLRNIDTNDEPRFAPPQMVRSQGTPVEVYGTASPILADFRGTGRADLVVGDFLDRLHFFPAADTPAEFGPGSPARNADGGELILPQNIHLGCADDWDGDGRTDVLVGAEDGYIYFCRNAGREFGGVPAFHEPARVQQTSPRLNAGSCAVPAVGDLNGDGLPDLVVGNAAGHLLYYRNLGEPGRPLFDKEVYLRAGGEVIRIQAGYNGSIQGPSEAKWGYTCPVLLDWDGDGLLDILISDIYGHHTWYRNVGTPTEPAFAPGAKLTCRGQPLVTVWRVRPAVGDLFGNGVSYICLDENALLAAYHRAGETELVDKSLLRFADGQPIGFTEEHGGGRGRMKFRLCDWTENGLPDLLVGTHRNASIPPGPEGIPRHDINQATVLLLENVGRPGEPAFAAPRYVLYKGKPIRLGIHSCAPEVVDWGDGERGLIVGAESGTLLDMRREHLTW is encoded by the coding sequence TCCGGGTTTGTGAGCGCCGCGCCGTGGGGCCCGGGCCGGATGAACCTGCTCTCTGCGGCGCGGCGGAGGGGCCAGTATCTGCTGTACCCGGACGTCGGGGCCCCCGGCAGGCCACGGATCGGAGAGCCGACGGAAATCCGGACCACCGCAGGCCCCATCGCGCTCGGCGAGACTTGTGGCGAGTTCGCCAAGTCCGTGCCGTCGCGCATCATTCCCTTCGACCTCGACGGCGACGGCGCGATGGACCTCATCATCGGCACCGATTTCTGGGAGGACTACTGGCCCGACGGCAAGCGCTGGGGCGACCGGGAGTACGTCCCGTACGACGCCGACGGCGGCTGGCGCGGCGGGCCGCTGCGCGGACACGTGTTCTGGCTGCGCAATATCGACACGAACGATGAACCGCGCTTCGCGCCGCCGCAGATGGTGCGGTCACAGGGCACGCCCGTCGAGGTGTACGGCACCGCCTCGCCGATACTCGCCGACTTCCGCGGAACCGGCCGCGCGGATCTCGTCGTCGGGGATTTCCTCGACCGCCTGCACTTTTTCCCCGCCGCGGATACGCCGGCCGAGTTCGGCCCCGGCTCTCCCGCGCGAAACGCCGACGGCGGCGAGCTGATCCTGCCGCAGAACATCCACTTGGGCTGCGCGGATGACTGGGACGGCGACGGCCGGACGGACGTGCTCGTCGGAGCGGAGGACGGCTACATCTACTTCTGCCGCAACGCCGGGCGCGAGTTCGGCGGCGTGCCCGCGTTCCATGAGCCCGCGCGCGTGCAGCAGACGTCGCCGCGGCTCAATGCGGGGTCGTGCGCCGTGCCGGCCGTCGGCGACCTCAACGGCGACGGGCTGCCTGACCTCGTCGTGGGCAACGCCGCCGGGCATTTGCTTTACTACCGCAATCTCGGCGAGCCGGGCCGGCCGCTGTTCGACAAGGAAGTCTATCTGCGCGCGGGCGGCGAGGTAATCCGCATCCAGGCCGGATACAACGGGTCTATTCAAGGCCCCAGCGAGGCGAAATGGGGATACACCTGCCCGGTTCTCCTGGACTGGGACGGCGACGGCCTGCTTGACATCCTCATCAGCGACATCTACGGGCATCACACCTGGTATCGCAACGTGGGCACGCCGACGGAGCCGGCCTTCGCGCCGGGGGCGAAGCTGACGTGCCGCGGCCAGCCGCTGGTGACGGTGTGGCGCGTGCGGCCGGCCGTCGGTGATCTCTTCGGAAACGGCGTCTCGTACATCTGCCTCGATGAGAACGCGCTGCTCGCCGCGTATCACAGGGCGGGCGAGACCGAGCTTGTGGACAAGTCGCTGCTGCGCTTCGCCGATGGCCAGCCGATTGGATTCACCGAGGAACACGGCGGCGGCCGGGGGCGCATGAAGTTCCGTCTGTGCGATTGGACGGAGAACGGCCTGCCGGATTTGCTCGTCGGCACGCACCGCAATGCGAGCATTCCGCCGGGGCCGGAGGGGATCCCGCGCCACGATATCAACCAGGCGACGGTGCTGCTGCTGGAGAACGTCGGGCGCCCGGGCGAGCCGGCCTTCGCCGCGCCGAGGTACGTGCTGTACAAGGGCAAGCCCATCCGGCTCGGCATTCACTCCTGCGCTCCGGAGGTGGTGGATTGGGGCGATGGCGAGCGTGGGCTGATCGTTGGCGCCGAGAGCGGGACTCTGCTCGACATGCGCCGGGAGCATTTGACCTGGTGA